A window of Trichomycterus rosablanca isolate fTriRos1 chromosome 5, fTriRos1.hap1, whole genome shotgun sequence contains these coding sequences:
- the il22ra2 gene encoding interleukin-22 receptor subunit alpha-2, with protein sequence MLVLNAVLLAPLLLLDALPLASSSHSSPRPPLPPEGLAPVQVEFHSLNFRNVLHWKARPSGPDHLRYSVQYKVYGEAQWSTCKHCQDIQKLECDLSQETSDPRQWYYARVHAQSTTGPSAWAVSSRFYPQWDTVFSPPQIRLNVTERGIVVQIRPPRTPLQGKRSGRVSVTKLQRLKFRIYLTTGEEETIHEAAGCSKKLVIEPLESGTTYCAQAATVVPLSGVASSRSPRSCISTS encoded by the exons ATGCTGGTCCTGAACGCAGTGCTGCTGGCCCCCCTGCTGCTGTTGGACGCCCTGCCGCTCGCCTCTTCCTCGCACA GTAGTCCTCGTCCTCCTTTACCTCCTGAGGGCCTGGCGCCGGTCCAGGTGGAATTCCACTCGCTCAACTTCAGGAACGTTCTGCACTGGAAAGCTCGTCCCAGCGGCCCGGACCACCTGCGCTACTCTGTACAGTATAAAGT GTACGGAGAGGCGCAGTGGAGCACGTGTAAGCACTGCCAGGACATCCAGAAACTAGAGTGCGACCTGAGCCAGGAGACGTCCGACCCGCGGCAGTGGTACTACGCCAGGGTCCACGCTCAGTCCACCACAGGACCGTCGGCGTGGGCGGTCAGCTCCAGGTTTTATCCTCAGTGGGACA CCGTCTTCAGTCCACCGCAGATCAGACTGAACGTGACGGAGCGAGGCATCGTGGTGCAGATCCGCCCCCCACGGACCCCCTTACAGGGGAAGAGGAGCGGCAGGGTCTCCGTCACCAAACTACAGCGGCTGAAATTCAGGATCTACCTCACGACCGGAGAGGAGGAG ACGATCCACGAGGCCGCGGGCTGCAGCAAGAAGCTGGTGATCGAGCCTTTAGAGTCCGGAACCACCTACTGCGCCCAGGCCGCCACCGTGGTCCCTCTGTCGGGCGTGGCCAGCTCGAGGAGTCCCAGATCCTGCATCAGCACGTCGTAG